A single region of the Plantactinospora soyae genome encodes:
- the uvrC gene encoding excinuclease ABC subunit UvrC, producing the protein MPDPATYRPAPGTIPDVPGVYRFRDPTGRVIYVGKAKSLRSRLNSYFGDVWNLHQRTQQMVTTAASVDWVTVGTEVEALQLEYLWIKQYDPRFNVRYRDDKSYPYLAVTLDEEFPRLQVMRGVKRKGVRYFGPYSHAWAIRETLDLLLRVFPARTCSSGVFKRQGQIGRPCLLGDIGKCSAPCVGRASADEHRQIVDEFCDFMGGRTDQMVRRLEREMGEASEQLEFEKAARLRDDVAALRRAMEKQTVVFGDGTDADVVAFAEDPLEAAVQVFHVRDGRVRGQRGWVVEKVEDLSTGDLVHHFCSQVYGEAEGEGDVPRELLVPALPADADALADWLSARRGSRVTLRVPQRGDKKTLLETVARNAGEALTRHKLRRAGDLTTRSEALDEITEALGLRTAPLRIECYDVSQIQGTDVVASMVVFEDGLARKSEYRRFAVRGATDDLSALSEVLRRRFSRYLQTRGETGELGEEMASDPDRPGVDPTTGRPRKFAYPPQLVVVDGGQPQVAAAAAVLAELGIDDIALCGLAKRLEEVWLPGDEFPVILPRTSEGLYLLQRVRDEAHRFAIAFHRQRRSKRMTTSGLDQVPGLGEIRRKALLRHFGSVKRLTAATVEEIAEVPGVGRRTAEAIVAALRPTEAPEAR; encoded by the coding sequence GTGCCCGACCCCGCTACCTACCGCCCGGCACCGGGCACGATTCCCGACGTGCCCGGGGTGTACCGGTTTCGTGATCCGACCGGCCGGGTGATCTACGTCGGCAAGGCGAAGAGCCTGCGCAGCCGACTCAACTCCTACTTCGGCGACGTCTGGAACCTGCACCAGCGCACCCAGCAGATGGTCACCACCGCGGCGAGCGTGGACTGGGTCACGGTCGGCACCGAGGTCGAGGCGCTCCAGCTCGAATACCTGTGGATCAAGCAGTACGACCCCCGGTTCAACGTCCGCTACCGCGACGACAAGTCCTACCCCTACCTCGCGGTCACCCTGGACGAGGAGTTTCCCCGGCTCCAGGTGATGCGGGGAGTCAAGCGCAAGGGGGTGCGCTACTTCGGGCCGTACTCGCACGCCTGGGCGATCCGCGAGACGCTGGACCTCCTGCTCCGGGTCTTTCCGGCCCGGACCTGCTCGTCCGGGGTGTTCAAGCGGCAGGGGCAGATCGGCCGCCCGTGCCTGCTCGGCGACATCGGCAAGTGCTCGGCCCCGTGCGTCGGCCGGGCCTCCGCCGACGAGCACCGGCAGATCGTCGACGAGTTCTGCGACTTCATGGGCGGTCGTACCGATCAGATGGTCCGCCGGCTGGAACGCGAGATGGGCGAGGCCAGCGAGCAGTTGGAGTTCGAGAAGGCCGCCCGGCTGCGCGACGACGTCGCGGCGCTGCGCCGGGCGATGGAGAAGCAGACCGTGGTCTTCGGCGACGGCACCGACGCCGACGTCGTCGCGTTCGCCGAGGACCCGCTGGAGGCGGCGGTCCAGGTCTTCCACGTCCGGGACGGACGGGTACGCGGCCAGCGCGGCTGGGTGGTGGAGAAGGTCGAGGACCTGAGCACCGGAGACCTGGTGCACCACTTCTGCTCCCAGGTCTACGGCGAGGCAGAGGGGGAGGGGGACGTACCCCGGGAGTTGCTGGTGCCGGCGCTGCCGGCGGACGCGGATGCGCTGGCCGACTGGCTGTCGGCGCGCCGGGGCAGCCGGGTGACCCTGCGGGTGCCGCAGCGCGGGGACAAGAAGACGTTGCTGGAGACGGTGGCCCGGAACGCCGGCGAGGCGTTGACCCGGCACAAGCTGCGTCGGGCCGGCGACCTGACCACCCGCAGCGAGGCGCTCGACGAGATCACCGAGGCGCTGGGTCTGCGGACCGCCCCGCTGCGCATCGAGTGCTACGACGTCTCCCAGATCCAGGGCACCGACGTGGTGGCCAGCATGGTCGTCTTCGAGGACGGTCTGGCCCGGAAGAGCGAGTACCGGCGGTTCGCGGTACGCGGGGCCACCGACGACCTGTCGGCGCTCTCCGAGGTGCTGCGCCGACGCTTCTCCCGCTATCTCCAGACCCGTGGCGAGACAGGTGAGCTGGGCGAGGAGATGGCCTCGGACCCGGACCGCCCCGGCGTCGACCCGACCACCGGCCGGCCCCGGAAGTTCGCCTACCCACCCCAGTTGGTGGTGGTGGACGGTGGGCAACCGCAGGTCGCGGCGGCAGCGGCGGTGCTGGCCGAGTTGGGCATCGACGACATCGCGCTCTGCGGGCTGGCCAAGCGGCTGGAGGAGGTGTGGCTGCCTGGCGACGAGTTCCCGGTCATCCTGCCCCGGACCTCGGAGGGGCTGTACCTGCTGCAACGGGTCCGGGACGAGGCCCACCGGTTCGCCATCGCCTTCCATCGGCAGCGCCGGTCCAAGCGGATGACGACGTCGGGACTGGACCAGGTTCCCGGACTGGGCGAGATACGCCGAAAGGCCCTGCTGCGGCACTTCGGGTCGGTCAAGCGGCTCACGGCCGCCACGGTCGAGGAGATCGCCGAGGTGCCCGGCGTCGGTCGACGTACCGCCGAGGCGATCGTCGCGGCCCTGCGTCCGACGGAGGCTCCCGAAGCCCGGTGA
- a CDS encoding Rieske (2Fe-2S) protein — MSDDQAVTGSGPQTRRTLLAGAGAVGVSVVLAACGTGDDDALDGGTDSTPSAGGAPATGGSASAPAANGGGNALAKKSEIPVGGGKIIQDQQIVVTQPTEGEFKAFSSICTHQQCPVTSVDGGTINCSCHGSKFAVADGSVKTGPASKKLEEKKVTVDGDNIVLA; from the coding sequence ATGAGTGACGATCAGGCCGTAACCGGTTCGGGCCCGCAGACCCGACGGACGCTACTGGCGGGTGCGGGTGCGGTGGGGGTATCCGTGGTGCTTGCCGCGTGCGGCACGGGCGACGACGACGCCCTCGACGGGGGCACGGACAGCACCCCTTCGGCGGGCGGCGCCCCGGCCACCGGTGGCTCGGCGAGCGCGCCGGCCGCGAACGGTGGGGGCAACGCGCTGGCCAAGAAGAGTGAGATCCCGGTCGGCGGCGGCAAGATCATCCAGGATCAGCAGATCGTGGTGACCCAGCCCACCGAGGGCGAGTTCAAGGCCTTCAGCTCGATCTGCACTCACCAGCAGTGCCCGGTGACCAGCGTCGACGGCGGCACGATCAACTGCAGCTGCCACGGCAGCAAGTTCGCCGTCGCGGACGGCTCGGTCAAGACCGGTCCGGCGAGCAAGAAGCTGGAAGAGAAGAAGGTCACGGTCGACGGCGACAACATCGTCCTGGCCTGA